The Gallus gallus isolate bGalGal1 chromosome 31, bGalGal1.mat.broiler.GRCg7b, whole genome shotgun sequence genome includes a region encoding these proteins:
- the LOC121107802 gene encoding coiled-coil domain-containing protein 81-like gives MSGRYYAEVAGVLVPDSGSFAAVREQFHSKEVAVVGPKTCLPAGHRPVLWLQDLQSPTDIIPGEKAAATFPFPPHTMSRLSGLNYRQLSRATGISLHVVQRCVRETVLLYCHLLRNKAHVSFAFKNIGVLTYEDDFLCMRFLSSCITTLESNASLTALLHTRIWPARSADFGSETTAHGIQVLPRFQLAVKKSRAEAAAERNAAVARKMSRGEGKGPSSRRAGPVPCGGTAGRLLQKRKTLPPSMLLQYQAGSRQQDVAKKPSASVLPPCAGSSHGRKQAGQKEPSTPAQTSTALPATEDSKRVLQELREVSALWNEADRTWPVYQQQRFASASVWAPRPPAQPRGQQVRRRWRKDVDPPPGSKMGTATKLALHADLLSPRAAQVLQRLEPHLHQQEAFADTAERNRQKLELKRQLPCARCSYRSRGEGAGNSCWSCRQGGWEAVRISTCECLGWGAD, from the exons ATGTCGGGAAGATACTATGCGGAGGTGGCG GGAGTCCTGGTCCCGGACTCGGGCTCTTTTGCTGCTGTCCGAGAGCAATTCCACAGCAAAGAAGTGGCGGTTGTCGGTCCGAAGACCTGTCTTCCAGCTGGACATCGGCcggtgctgtggctgcaggacctCCAGTCGCCCACCGACATCATCCCCGGTGAGAAGGCAGCGGCCACCTTCCCCTTCCCGCCCCAT ACGATGTCAAGATTGAGCGGCCTGAACTACCGGCAGCTCTCGCGAGCCACCGGCATCTCGCTGCACGTGGTGCAGCGCTGCGTGCGAGAGACCGTCCTCTTGTACTGTCACCTCCTGAGGAACAAGGCGCACGTCTCATTCGCCTTCAAGAACATCGGCGTTCTGACGTACGAGGACGACTTCCTCTGCATGAGGTTCTTGTCCAGCTGCATTACAACGCTGGAGAGCAATGCCAGCctgactgcactgctccacACT AGAATTTGGCCGGCCCGTTCTGCTGACTTCGGGTCAGAGACTACCGCTCATGGAATCCAGGTGTTGCCGAG GTTTCAGCTCGCTgtgaaaaagagcagagcagaggccgCCGCAGAAAGGAACGCTGCAGTGGCGCGGAAGATGAGTAgaggtgagggaaagggtcccagcagcaggagggcggGCCCTGTCCCATGCGG GGGCACTGCCGGCAGGCTGCTACAGAAGCGGAAGACACTTCCcccctccatgctgctgcaatACCAGGCAGGCTCAAGGCAGCAAGATGTGGCAAAGAAGCCTTCTGCCAG CGTGCTCCCGCCgtgtgcaggcagctcccacgggagaaagcaagcaggacaGAAGGAACCATCTACTCCTGCCCAGACCAGCACTGCACTCCCTGCGACAGAGGACTCTAAGAGAGTGCTGCAG gagCTCCGGGAAGTGTCTGCCCTGTGGAATGAAGCAGACCGCACGTGGCCCGTGTACCAGCAGCAG CGGTTTGCCAGTGCGAGCGTGTGGGCTCCGCgtcctccagcccagccccgggGACAGCaagtgaggaggaggtggaggaaggatGTGGATCCTCCGCCGGGAAGTAAAATGGGAACAGCGACCAAGCTGGCACTGCATGCCGA cctcctctccccgCGAGCAGCTCAGGTGCTCCAAAGGTTGGAGCCCCACCTCCATCAGCAAGAGGCTTTTGCTGACACCGCGGAAAGAAACCGGCagaagctggagctgaagcGGCAGCTCCCCTG TGCTCGATGCTCGTACCGCTCCAGAGGGGAAGGTGCTGGCAACAGTTGCTGGAGCTGTCGGCAAGGGGGCTGGGAAGCTGTCCGGATTTCCACCTGTGAATG ccttggctggggagcagactag